In Primulina huaijiensis isolate GDHJ02 chromosome 4, ASM1229523v2, whole genome shotgun sequence, the DNA window CGACCTGGTTCTAATAGTTTAAATCAAGGGCCTCGAACTCTTTCTTACAGTCCTACCGAGAATGCTGTATTGATTTGCTCTGATGTGGATGGGGGATCATATGAACTCTACGTTGTTCCTAAAGACAGCTCTGGAAGAGGTGACACAGGTCAAGAGGCAAAAAGAGGTGTTGGAGGATCAGCAGTTTTTGTGGCTCGAAATAGGTTTGCTGTGCTGGAGAAGAGCAGCAATCAGGTCTTGGTCAAGAAcctgaaaaatgaaatagtgaAAAAGAGTGTTCTTCCTATTGCTACTGATGCTATATTCTATGCGGGCACTGGAAATCTTCTCTGCAGGGCTGAGGACAGGGTTGTGATCTTTGATCTTCAACAAAGGAATGTTCTTGGAGATCTTCAAACTCCATTTGTTAGGTACGTGGTCTGGTCTCCGGAGATGGACACTGTTGCTTTGTTGAGCAAGCACTCTATTGTTATTGCTGATAAAAAGCTCGAGCACCGCTGTACTCTTCATGAGACCATTCGTGTCAAGAGTGGATCATGGGATGATAATGGTGTCTTCATCTATACTACACTCACACATATCAAGTATTGTCTTCCAAATGGGGACAGTGGAATTATCAAGACGTTGGATGTGCCTGtatatattacaaaaatatatgGGAACACTGTATTTTGCCTGGACAGAGAGGGGAAGAACCGTCCTATCATTATAGATTCAACAGAATATATCTTTAAGTTATCCCTGCTTGGGAAGAGATATGATCAAGTGATGAGCATGATAAAAAATTCTGAACTATGTGGACAGGCCATGATTGCTTATCTGCAGCAAAAGGGATTCCCACAAGTTGCTCTTTATTTTGTGAAGGATGAAAGAACTCGATTTAACTTAGCCCTTGAAAGCGGTAACATCGAAAAAGCCCTTGAATCTGCTAAGAAGATTGATGAGAAAGACCACTGGTACAGGCTAGGGGTGGAGGCCCTTCGTCAGGGAAATGCTGGGATTGTTGAATACGCATACCAAAAGACCAAAAACTTTGGTAGGCTGTCATTTCATTATCTGATAACTGGTAATCTTGAAAAATTGTCCAAAATGATGAGGATTGCTGAGGTCAAGAACGATGTTATGGGCCAGTTCCATGATGCACTATATCTTGGTGATGTGCAGGAGCGAGTTAAGATTCTGAAAAATGCTGGTCATCTACCTCTTGCCTATGTCACAGCCAAAGTCCATGGGCTCAATGACATTGCGGAGGATATAGCTGGGGAACTTGGGGATAATGTTCCTTCTTTACCTGGGAAAGCCGAACTGTTAACACCCCCGAGTCCGGTCTTATGTGCTGGTGATTGGCCATTGTTAATGGTCAGTAAAGGAATTTTTGAAGGCGGCCTTGATGATACTGTCAAAAATGTACATGAGGAATATGAAGAAGCCGCAGATGCTGATTGGGGCGAGGGCTTGGATATCGGTGAGGTGGACAATATGCAGAATGGGGACATAAACGCATTGTTGGAGGATGATGAGAAGGAGGAGAATGAAGAAGGAGGATGGGGTCTGGAGGACTTGGATCTGCCTGCTGATGCTGACACTCCAAGAACAGCTCCACATGCACGTTCTTCTGTATTTGTTGCCCCAACCCCTGGTATTCCCGTAGGCCAGATTTGGGCCCAAAGATCGTCCCTTGCCGCTGAACATGCTGCTGCGGGGGACTTTGACACAGCAATGCGCCTATTGAGCCGTCAGTTAGGGATAAGGAATTTCTCTCCTTTGAAGTCTCTTTTTATTGACATTCACATGGGCAGTCACACTTACCTACGGGCCTTCTCCTCGGCTCCGGTGATACCAGTGGCGGTGGAAAGAGGTTGGAACGAGTCAGCAAGTCCCAATGTGCGGTCCCCCCCTGcacttgtgtttaatttctctcaATTAGATGAGAAGCTCAAGGCTG includes these proteins:
- the LOC140975229 gene encoding coatomer subunit alpha-1-like — encoded protein: MLTKFETKSNRVKGLSFHSKRPWILASLHSGVIQLWDYRMGTLIDRFDEHDGPVRGVHFHKTQPLFVSGGDDYKIKVWNYKLHRCLFTLLGHLDYIRTVQFHHEYPWIVSASDDQTIRIWNWQSRTCISVLTGHNHYVMCASFHHKEDLVVSASLDQTVRVWDIGALRKKTVSPADDILRLSQMNTDFFGGVDAVVKYVLEGHDRGVNWASFHPTLPLIVSGADDRQVKIWRMNDTKAWEVDTLRGHMNNVSCVLFHSRQDIIVSNSEDKSIRVWDATKRTGLQTFRREHDRFWILSAHPEMNLLAAGHDSGMIVFKLERERPAFSVSGDSVFYFKDRFLRSFEYSSQKDTQLIPIRRPGSNSLNQGPRTLSYSPTENAVLICSDVDGGSYELYVVPKDSSGRGDTGQEAKRGVGGSAVFVARNRFAVLEKSSNQVLVKNLKNEIVKKSVLPIATDAIFYAGTGNLLCRAEDRVVIFDLQQRNVLGDLQTPFVRYVVWSPEMDTVALLSKHSIVIADKKLEHRCTLHETIRVKSGSWDDNGVFIYTTLTHIKYCLPNGDSGIIKTLDVPVYITKIYGNTVFCLDREGKNRPIIIDSTEYIFKLSLLGKRYDQVMSMIKNSELCGQAMIAYLQQKGFPQVALYFVKDERTRFNLALESGNIEKALESAKKIDEKDHWYRLGVEALRQGNAGIVEYAYQKTKNFGRLSFHYLITGNLEKLSKMMRIAEVKNDVMGQFHDALYLGDVQERVKILKNAGHLPLAYVTAKVHGLNDIAEDIAGELGDNVPSLPGKAELLTPPSPVLCAGDWPLLMVSKGIFEGGLDDTVKNVHEEYEEAADADWGEGLDIGEVDNMQNGDINALLEDDEKEENEEGGWGLEDLDLPADADTPRTAPHARSSVFVAPTPGIPVGQIWAQRSSLAAEHAAAGDFDTAMRLLSRQLGIRNFSPLKSLFIDIHMGSHTYLRAFSSAPVIPVAVERGWNESASPNVRSPPALVFNFSQLDEKLKAGYKSTTAGKFSEALKLFQSILHTIPLIVVETRREVDEVKELIVIVKEYVLGLKMELQRRELKDDPVRQQELAAYFTHCNLQLPHTRLALLNAMTVCYKAQNLSTAANFANRLLETNPSNENQARTARQVLQAAGRNMKDATQLNYDFRNPFVLCGATYVPIYRGQRDITCPYCSTHFGPSQEGQLCTVCDLAVVGSDASGLRCSPTQR